One segment of Fervidobacterium sp. DNA contains the following:
- a CDS encoding serine/threonine protein phosphatase: MLWVIGDIHGCLKPLEKLLLEISPTENDKLIFLGDYIDRGSDSKGVVDCLLELSKRTNCVFLRGNHEQMLLDVIDNGDETFLWLMNGAQATWRSYGNLQNLSLNEEHIQFYRNTKYYHLEDRYLFVHAGIRPKIPLEKQDPRDLIWIREEFITKNHKMGYIVVFGHTPFQDVFITEDKIGIDTGCVYGGKLTAYNLTLSKKVQVNCVDA; this comes from the coding sequence ATGCTATGGGTTATCGGTGATATACACGGTTGTTTAAAACCTCTTGAAAAGTTATTATTAGAAATATCGCCCACAGAAAACGACAAATTAATATTCTTGGGTGATTATATAGATAGAGGCTCAGATTCCAAAGGGGTTGTGGATTGTCTGCTTGAACTTTCGAAAAGAACAAACTGCGTGTTTCTAAGAGGCAACCACGAACAAATGCTCTTGGATGTTATTGACAATGGTGATGAAACTTTTCTCTGGCTTATGAATGGAGCGCAAGCAACCTGGCGAAGTTATGGGAATTTGCAAAATCTTTCTCTAAATGAAGAGCACATTCAATTTTATAGAAATACCAAATACTATCATTTGGAAGATAGATATCTGTTTGTTCATGCGGGAATAAGACCTAAAATTCCACTTGAAAAACAAGATCCAAGAGACCTGATCTGGATAAGAGAAGAGTTTATAACAAAAAATCATAAGATGGGTTACATCGTTGTATTTGGACATACACCATTTCAAGATGTGTTCATAACCGAAGATAAGATAGGAATTGACACTGGATGTGTTTACGGTGGAAAACTTACAGCATACAATTTAACCTTGTCAAAGAAAGTGCAGGTGAATTGTGTAGATGCATAA
- a CDS encoding TIGR04013 family B12-binding domain/radical SAM domain-containing protein, which translates to MNFDRIIFRTTKYNRYSITALVSAILSKINIEVIECKSINDILQYPVKGTVVAYSFMSFDLDLVVEEIAKLKQYGYTLIAGGPHATANPEQMLSVGFDHVFIGDGESNIIEFLSGRCNEKIIDGVSKRVNLDDYPPVCEQKKLFMPIEISRGCPFNCGYCQTPRLAGKIVRHRSIEQIVEYEKISVKHGKTVARFITPNAFGYGSKNGITPNLEAIDELLYKVKSSGVTEIYFGTFPSDVRPESVTADVVKLIKKYVDHDYIVIGAQSGSNRILEKIQRGHTVEKVEEALEILSHNGFYAKVDFIFGFPFETRDDVEETFNFIEKIVKKYNAKIHAHTFMPLPGTPLWSEGPGILKDYHYKFLGKLASQGILDGYWLKQEQLAKKVVSVQK; encoded by the coding sequence CTGAACTTTGATAGAATAATCTTCAGGACAACCAAGTACAACAGGTACAGTATAACGGCACTTGTCAGTGCTATATTGTCAAAAATAAATATTGAAGTTATTGAATGCAAAAGTATTAACGATATACTACAGTACCCGGTAAAGGGTACTGTAGTTGCTTATTCATTTATGAGCTTCGATTTAGATCTTGTTGTCGAAGAAATAGCCAAACTAAAGCAATATGGTTATACGCTTATTGCTGGCGGACCACACGCGACGGCTAATCCCGAACAAATGCTGTCAGTTGGGTTTGATCATGTTTTTATTGGTGATGGGGAAAGCAACATAATTGAATTTCTTTCTGGTAGGTGTAATGAAAAGATAATTGATGGAGTATCAAAAAGAGTAAACCTTGACGACTATCCACCTGTTTGTGAACAAAAAAAACTATTCATGCCGATTGAAATATCAAGAGGTTGTCCTTTTAACTGTGGTTATTGTCAAACACCAAGATTAGCAGGTAAAATAGTCAGACACAGAAGTATTGAACAGATAGTTGAATATGAAAAAATTTCTGTCAAGCACGGTAAAACTGTAGCAAGATTTATCACTCCTAACGCGTTTGGCTATGGTAGCAAGAACGGAATCACTCCCAATTTAGAAGCAATAGATGAACTTTTATACAAAGTAAAATCATCTGGTGTAACTGAAATATACTTTGGTACATTTCCATCCGATGTAAGACCAGAAAGTGTTACTGCTGATGTCGTAAAACTCATAAAAAAATATGTTGATCACGACTATATAGTAATAGGTGCGCAAAGTGGGAGTAACAGGATTTTGGAAAAAATTCAAAGAGGTCATACTGTTGAAAAAGTGGAAGAAGCATTGGAAATACTTTCACACAACGGTTTTTACGCGAAGGTGGATTTCATATTTGGCTTTCCTTTCGAAACACGAGATGATGTCGAAGAAACATTTAATTTCATAGAGAAAATCGTCAAAAAATACAACGCCAAGATCCATGCTCATACTTTTATGCCTTTACCAGGAACACCACTTTGGTCTGAAGGACCGGGTATTTTAAAAGACTATCATTATAAATTTCTTGGAAAATTAGCTTCTCAAGGGATCCTTGATGGATATTGGTTAAAACAAGAGCAACTTGCAAAAAAGGTTGTAAGCGTTCAAAAATAA
- a CDS encoding HD domain-containing protein, with product MNIPKELLEKLRQPYVEELEKFIEKEIDSVFKIKSKKLQETKDGKKFLLLTLEDRTGSIRAIDWYNAEKNDQILQTGTVVSVTGKVVYFDERLQINISNSETAIKKLSESEYDIERFVSKAKNPEEMFNELLNMVNSVKDKDFRKLLNAFFVDDRSFVEAFKNAPAGMRIHHAYMGGLLEHSLNVAKIVEQVCALYSQLDRDLLITGALLHDIGKVKEYTITQRGIEVTTEGELLGHTIIGIEYIDKKAHTVPYEKMLKLKHLIASHHGELEWGAPVVPKTAEALVLHYIENMDSKINRVFQIIEKEDNGKEWSEYDTNLSRRFLLK from the coding sequence GTGAATATACCTAAGGAATTACTTGAAAAGCTAAGACAACCTTACGTGGAAGAACTTGAAAAATTTATAGAAAAAGAAATCGATAGTGTATTCAAAATCAAAAGTAAAAAACTCCAGGAGACAAAAGATGGTAAAAAGTTCCTACTCTTAACACTCGAGGATAGGACTGGAAGTATTAGAGCAATAGATTGGTACAATGCTGAAAAGAACGACCAAATCCTTCAAACTGGTACCGTAGTCAGTGTAACAGGCAAAGTGGTTTATTTTGATGAAAGATTGCAGATCAACATATCGAATTCTGAAACAGCCATCAAAAAGCTTTCGGAGTCAGAATATGATATAGAAAGATTTGTTTCAAAAGCAAAAAATCCAGAAGAAATGTTTAATGAACTTCTGAATATGGTGAACAGTGTGAAAGACAAAGATTTTAGAAAGTTGCTTAATGCTTTTTTCGTTGATGACAGAAGCTTTGTAGAAGCGTTTAAGAATGCACCCGCTGGGATGCGTATACATCATGCTTACATGGGTGGATTACTTGAGCATTCTTTGAATGTGGCAAAAATAGTTGAGCAAGTGTGTGCACTATATTCTCAACTTGATAGAGATTTGCTTATTACGGGTGCTTTACTACATGATATTGGAAAAGTTAAAGAGTATACCATTACTCAGCGAGGTATTGAAGTCACAACCGAAGGTGAGTTACTTGGACATACAATTATTGGCATTGAATATATAGATAAAAAAGCTCACACCGTTCCTTATGAAAAAATGCTCAAATTGAAACACTTGATAGCGTCACATCATGGTGAGCTTGAATGGGGAGCACCCGTTGTACCGAAGACGGCTGAAGCACTTGTTTTACATTATATAGAGAATATGGATTCGAAGATAAATAGAGTCTTTCAAATTATTGAAAAGGAAGATAATGGAAAAGAGTGGAGTGAATATGACACAAATCTTAGTAGAAGATTTCTACTTAAATGA
- a CDS encoding DUF368 domain-containing protein, with translation MHNISKPIVAGLLMGWANVIPGVSGGTIAVITGIFERLINVINELTNLRFKKNDFLFLLIVGIGIITGLLTGSKVLSWAFENYSFYTYSFFFGLILFSLLNIRKDISKFRAVEFLIGTALVIIPYAVYPGNLQRALDATNINYVFLFLAGVVAGGSMILPGLSGSLMLMILGFYENAIEIVAKLTKFGSFQINDFLFLLILGTGVLVGIGIVSKVLKIWFEKAKESILNFILGLIAGSLYPITPAFHGNGSTLGMFLWIFIGSGIVYLMNTIKE, from the coding sequence ATGCATAATATATCAAAACCAATTGTGGCTGGGCTATTGATGGGATGGGCAAATGTAATCCCCGGTGTAAGTGGGGGCACTATAGCAGTTATAACGGGTATATTCGAAAGGTTGATAAATGTAATAAATGAATTGACCAATCTTAGGTTTAAAAAGAATGATTTTCTGTTTTTACTCATAGTGGGAATTGGTATTATTACCGGTCTATTGACAGGTAGTAAGGTATTATCTTGGGCTTTCGAGAATTATTCTTTTTACACTTACAGTTTCTTTTTTGGGCTTATTTTGTTCTCATTGCTAAACATTAGAAAAGATATTAGCAAGTTTAGAGCTGTTGAATTTCTAATAGGGACAGCACTGGTAATAATACCTTATGCGGTTTATCCTGGAAATTTGCAAAGAGCTTTGGATGCCACAAACATAAATTATGTTTTTCTCTTCTTGGCAGGTGTTGTAGCAGGTGGATCTATGATACTCCCTGGATTAAGTGGTTCTTTGATGCTCATGATATTAGGATTTTATGAAAACGCGATTGAAATCGTTGCAAAACTTACAAAATTCGGAAGTTTCCAGATTAATGACTTTTTATTCTTACTTATCCTCGGCACAGGAGTATTGGTAGGTATTGGAATAGTTTCCAAAGTACTTAAGATTTGGTTTGAAAAGGCAAAAGAATCGATTCTTAACTTTATACTTGGCTTGATTGCTGGTTCTTTGTATCCAATAACACCTGCCTTTCATGGAAACGGAAGTACCCTTGGAATGTTTTTGTGGATTTTCATTGGTAGTGGAATAGTGTATCTCATGAACACAATTAAAGAATAA
- a CDS encoding DUF370 domain-containing protein, with translation MPKTDPVVKINDNVYVVRDRVIAVVPISSTISRRIRASNQLGGKMVNLSYGKECQTVVFINSGHSLLLAESAREVKKKIWGD, from the coding sequence GTGCCGAAAACAGATCCTGTGGTGAAGATAAATGACAATGTTTACGTTGTAAGAGACAGGGTGATTGCCGTCGTCCCCATCAGTTCAACAATTTCAAGAAGAATAAGGGCAAGTAACCAACTTGGAGGAAAGATGGTCAACCTTTCCTACGGAAAAGAATGTCAGACGGTTGTATTCATCAACAGCGGCCACAGTTTGCTTTTAGCTGAATCCGCACGAGAAGTTAAGAAGAAGATATGGGGTGACTAA
- the topA gene encoding type I DNA topoisomerase: protein MKIALRGDDLMKNRQKKSQEKLKKNKSEHENTHNLNASTVVIVESPAKAKTIENILGKDYQVISSKGHIRDLPQKTFGVDLESLSMEFEIIPGKESVVKEIRNVVEGKEVLLASDPDREGEAIAWHLATLLNLRGKNRITFSEITPRAIQEAIKSPREIDMNKVNAQLARRVLDRIVGYKISPLLWKILKDAKSAGRVQSAALKLVCERERERFQFVPQKYYKVWVEIAGLKANLTKIGKTKLKPTDIDKKIADEVLKSVKNVQLVDIDIKEIKKNPPLPFITSTLQQDASSKLGFPVAKTMKLAQDLYEGIDTPKGHIAFITYMRTDSTRISDEAKEAAEKFILELFGEEYLGEETKKTSKEKSKTKVQDAHECIRPVNIQLTPEEAKKLLDKDHAKLYELIWKRFIASQMSNAVYKQYSYDFKSDDYVFEASVRERVFDGFEIVYTTDNEVSEEHKELIIGESYSVEPKAAESETTPPDRYSEATLVKTLESEGIGRPSTYATIIQTLLDRKYVVKNRRTLVPTVLGFVVNDYLEKRFPDIVDKGFTAEMEKQLDEVENGLKSWKDVIKNFLKEFSKDLQNAENEFFTVDYETNKPCETCTEPYHLRVGKYGLYLNCPGCKVNKSIKPDTFGVLLNGKMNFIEIQHVSEKDVEEAETEQQENKYKDSKRKRWYAKRQNKKRVI from the coding sequence ATGAAAATAGCTTTGCGTGGTGATGATTTGATGAAAAACAGACAAAAAAAGAGTCAGGAAAAACTCAAAAAAAATAAATCGGAACATGAAAATACACATAATTTAAACGCTTCGACTGTTGTTATAGTAGAATCTCCAGCAAAAGCAAAAACGATAGAAAATATACTTGGTAAAGATTATCAGGTCATATCATCAAAGGGCCATATAAGAGATCTTCCTCAAAAAACTTTTGGAGTTGATCTTGAATCTCTAAGTATGGAATTCGAGATAATACCAGGAAAAGAATCTGTTGTTAAAGAGATAAGAAACGTTGTAGAAGGAAAAGAAGTGTTACTCGCTTCAGACCCGGATAGGGAGGGTGAAGCAATAGCATGGCATCTTGCAACATTGTTGAATCTGAGAGGTAAAAATAGAATTACCTTCTCTGAAATCACGCCGCGAGCTATTCAAGAAGCCATCAAATCACCAAGAGAAATAGACATGAACAAAGTTAATGCCCAACTTGCAAGAAGGGTTCTTGATAGAATTGTTGGTTATAAAATAAGTCCTTTACTGTGGAAAATTCTCAAAGATGCAAAAAGTGCAGGGCGTGTTCAGTCAGCAGCACTTAAACTTGTTTGTGAACGTGAAAGGGAAAGGTTTCAATTTGTACCTCAGAAATACTATAAAGTTTGGGTTGAAATAGCGGGATTGAAAGCAAACTTAACAAAAATCGGTAAAACAAAGTTAAAACCAACTGATATAGATAAAAAAATCGCTGATGAAGTTTTAAAAAGCGTGAAAAATGTTCAGTTGGTAGATATAGATATAAAAGAAATAAAGAAAAATCCGCCTTTACCGTTTATAACCAGCACGCTCCAGCAAGACGCTTCAAGCAAACTTGGTTTTCCTGTCGCAAAAACAATGAAACTTGCTCAGGATCTTTATGAAGGTATAGATACACCAAAAGGCCACATTGCGTTTATAACATATATGCGCACCGATTCCACAAGAATATCAGACGAAGCAAAAGAAGCTGCGGAAAAGTTCATTCTTGAACTATTCGGTGAAGAATATTTAGGCGAGGAAACCAAGAAAACATCCAAAGAAAAAAGCAAAACAAAGGTACAAGATGCGCATGAATGTATTAGACCGGTTAATATCCAACTTACCCCGGAAGAAGCAAAAAAGTTGCTTGACAAGGATCATGCCAAATTGTACGAGCTGATTTGGAAAAGGTTTATTGCATCTCAAATGAGCAATGCTGTTTACAAACAGTACAGTTATGATTTTAAGAGCGATGATTATGTATTTGAAGCTTCCGTTAGAGAAAGAGTATTCGATGGTTTTGAAATTGTTTATACCACAGACAACGAGGTAAGCGAAGAACACAAAGAGTTGATAATCGGAGAATCATACAGTGTAGAACCAAAAGCAGCAGAGTCAGAAACTACACCACCAGATAGGTACAGTGAAGCAACACTTGTGAAAACTCTGGAAAGCGAAGGAATTGGCAGACCCAGTACATATGCAACTATCATTCAAACACTTCTTGATAGAAAATACGTTGTAAAAAATCGTCGCACACTTGTCCCAACAGTACTCGGCTTTGTTGTTAACGATTATCTCGAAAAACGTTTCCCAGACATAGTTGATAAAGGATTTACTGCAGAAATGGAAAAGCAACTCGATGAAGTAGAAAATGGATTGAAATCATGGAAAGACGTTATAAAGAATTTTCTAAAAGAATTCAGTAAAGACTTACAAAACGCGGAGAATGAATTTTTTACTGTAGACTATGAAACCAACAAACCTTGCGAAACTTGTACTGAACCATATCACTTAAGAGTAGGAAAATATGGATTGTACTTAAATTGTCCAGGATGTAAAGTGAACAAATCAATCAAACCAGACACATTCGGAGTACTCCTTAACGGAAAAATGAACTTTATAGAAATTCAGCATGTTTCCGAGAAAGATGTTGAGGAAGCCGAAACTGAACAACAAGAAAATAAGTACAAAGATAGCAAAAGAAAAAGGTGGTATGCGAAAAGACAAAATAAGAAACGAGTTATATAA
- a CDS encoding protein jag, with protein MKTYNYVGKSVESIIEQFKSEHDVFENEFEVTVIDKGTHGIFGLFARDAVVEITINNKYYERKLKDFLEGVFKHFNMEYYVEVSSRGKTFLASCHSEEIGKIIGKHGKGLGALQHIASIFLNRITDTKVTVIIDAGNYREKRKEQLEKIVQNAIDRVKKVGKVKLDPMFAFERKMVHEIAKKYRGIHTYSEGLEPYRYVVIEAKKGGRRDEDRKYFRNATTRD; from the coding sequence TTGAAGACGTATAACTACGTTGGAAAAAGTGTGGAAAGTATTATTGAACAATTCAAAAGTGAGCATGATGTATTTGAAAATGAATTCGAGGTAACTGTGATTGACAAGGGAACACACGGGATATTTGGATTGTTTGCTCGTGATGCCGTTGTTGAGATTACTATTAATAACAAGTATTATGAAAGAAAACTCAAGGATTTTCTCGAAGGTGTGTTCAAGCATTTCAATATGGAATATTATGTTGAAGTAAGTAGTAGAGGAAAGACATTTTTAGCTTCTTGCCATAGTGAGGAGATTGGAAAAATTATCGGAAAGCACGGCAAAGGACTTGGTGCTTTACAGCACATTGCTAGTATATTTCTTAATCGAATAACGGATACAAAGGTAACGGTTATAATAGATGCTGGGAACTATAGGGAAAAGCGAAAAGAGCAACTTGAAAAGATTGTTCAAAATGCCATAGATCGCGTAAAGAAAGTAGGAAAAGTTAAACTCGATCCAATGTTTGCATTTGAAAGAAAAATGGTACACGAAATCGCAAAGAAGTATAGAGGAATACACACGTACTCAGAGGGGTTAGAACCTTACAGATACGTTGTAATTGAAGCGAAGAAGGGAGGACGCAGAGATGAAGATAGGAAATATTTCCGAAATGCAACCACAAGAGATTGA
- the pheS gene encoding phenylalanine--tRNA ligase subunit alpha: MSYTGELTGILAQARSEISEASDTKKLNDLRVKYLGKSGVITNLMKRLKDLPADEKPAFGKVVNELKENIEKLLELQREKISELEKEKIYKKLWIDTTMPGARRSVGHLHILTKVRKELEDIFISMGFSVVEGPEVETPWFNFDALNTPEWHPARDEHDSFYINEEYLLRTHTSPVQIRTMLSRKPPLAIISPGRVYRRDYDATHLPMFTQMEGLYVDHDVTVKHLKYFLEEFAKRLLGESTKIRLRPSFFPFTEPSFEVDIYFNNKWFEVLGAGMVHPNVFKNVGYDPQEWRGLAFGFGIERIAMVKYGIRDIRDLIRNDVRFLENW; encoded by the coding sequence ATGAGTTATACTGGAGAATTGACTGGAATACTTGCCCAAGCTAGAAGTGAGATTTCAGAAGCTTCCGACACAAAAAAATTAAATGACTTGCGCGTAAAATACCTTGGAAAATCTGGTGTCATTACAAACTTAATGAAACGGTTGAAAGATTTACCAGCCGATGAAAAACCTGCTTTCGGAAAAGTCGTTAATGAATTAAAAGAGAATATAGAAAAACTGCTCGAATTGCAAAGAGAGAAAATATCCGAATTGGAGAAAGAAAAGATTTACAAAAAGCTTTGGATAGATACTACAATGCCCGGTGCACGCAGATCTGTCGGTCATTTGCATATTTTAACAAAAGTGAGAAAAGAACTTGAAGACATATTTATATCAATGGGTTTCTCCGTTGTTGAAGGTCCGGAAGTGGAAACACCTTGGTTTAATTTTGATGCACTGAATACACCCGAGTGGCATCCTGCACGTGATGAACATGATTCATTTTACATAAACGAGGAATATCTTTTAAGAACACATACATCACCTGTACAAATAAGAACAATGCTTTCAAGAAAACCACCACTTGCAATAATTTCACCTGGCAGAGTTTACCGAAGAGATTACGATGCTACCCATCTTCCAATGTTTACACAAATGGAAGGCTTGTATGTAGACCATGATGTTACTGTAAAGCATCTCAAATATTTTCTTGAAGAGTTTGCCAAACGATTACTCGGTGAAAGCACAAAAATAAGGTTAAGACCAAGCTTTTTCCCATTCACAGAACCAAGCTTTGAGGTGGATATATACTTCAATAATAAATGGTTTGAAGTTTTAGGTGCTGGTATGGTACACCCCAACGTGTTTAAAAATGTTGGGTACGATCCACAGGAGTGGAGGGGTTTGGCTTTCGGATTCGGTATAGAAAGAATTGCAATGGTAAAGTACGGAATAAGAGATATAAGGGATTTGATTAGAAATGATGTTAGGTTTTTAGAAAACTGGTAA
- a CDS encoding stage V sporulation protein S, which yields MEVLKVSSKSNPNKVAGALAGVIREKGKAEIQAIGAGAVNQAVKAVAIARGYLAPSGYDLVCVPAFTDVSVENETRTALKFIVFPRE from the coding sequence ATGGAAGTACTAAAAGTTTCATCCAAATCAAACCCAAACAAAGTTGCAGGTGCGTTGGCGGGCGTGATAAGAGAAAAAGGTAAGGCAGAGATTCAAGCTATTGGCGCTGGTGCTGTGAATCAAGCTGTTAAAGCTGTTGCAATTGCGAGAGGATATCTTGCTCCAAGTGGATACGACCTTGTTTGTGTTCCAGCATTTACAGATGTGAGTGTGGAGAATGAAACAAGAACTGCTTTGAAATTTATTGTCTTTCCAAGAGAATAA
- a CDS encoding YchF family ATPase, which yields MKVGIVGLSQVGKTTIFSLLTNIDVDLFSQEHHRGTAKVHDKRVDILAKMYEPKKVTYATLEFFDTPALKINDKKERTAVFNLLQNVEAMLIVVRAFRNEAVAHPEVEKPIEQLRATLDEFLFRDLDVVTSRIERLENAKRKLEPKEEVELKLLKRIQQALENEQLLSKVEISDEEKKMVGGFSLATLKPIAVVVNLDEEQFTEKKYETRSDIIQLCEKNGFAYVELCGKLEMELNSLNEEEKMELLRDLGAEETGIQRLSHALYKQFGLISFFTVGKDEVRAWTLKKGATAVDAAGVIHTDLARGFIKAEIIKYDDLIRLGSEKAVRDAGLMKLVGKEHIVEDGDIITIRFNV from the coding sequence ATGAAAGTCGGAATCGTCGGACTCTCACAAGTTGGTAAGACGACAATTTTTTCATTGTTAACAAATATTGACGTTGACCTTTTCTCACAAGAACATCATAGGGGTACAGCAAAAGTTCACGACAAGAGGGTTGATATTCTTGCAAAAATGTATGAACCAAAAAAGGTCACATACGCTACGTTAGAATTTTTTGATACACCTGCTTTAAAAATAAACGATAAAAAAGAACGTACGGCAGTATTTAATTTACTTCAAAATGTAGAAGCTATGTTAATAGTTGTGAGAGCTTTTAGAAACGAAGCCGTAGCTCATCCAGAAGTTGAAAAACCTATAGAACAACTCAGAGCCACGCTTGATGAATTTTTATTCAGAGATCTTGATGTTGTGACGAGCCGAATAGAAAGATTGGAAAATGCAAAGAGAAAACTTGAACCTAAAGAAGAAGTTGAACTAAAGTTACTAAAGAGAATCCAACAAGCCCTTGAAAATGAACAATTACTTTCCAAAGTTGAGATTTCCGACGAAGAAAAGAAGATGGTTGGGGGTTTCTCACTGGCAACACTTAAACCTATAGCCGTTGTTGTAAATCTTGATGAAGAACAGTTTACTGAGAAAAAATACGAAACAAGAAGTGATATAATTCAATTATGCGAAAAGAATGGTTTTGCATATGTAGAATTATGTGGAAAACTTGAAATGGAATTGAATTCATTAAACGAAGAAGAGAAAATGGAACTGCTAAGAGACTTAGGTGCAGAGGAAACTGGTATTCAAAGGTTATCACACGCACTTTATAAACAATTTGGTCTTATTTCCTTTTTTACAGTTGGTAAAGATGAAGTTCGCGCGTGGACTTTGAAAAAAGGAGCCACAGCAGTAGACGCAGCCGGGGTTATACATACAGACCTTGCAAGAGGATTCATAAAGGCAGAGATCATAAAATACGATGATTTGATACGTCTTGGTTCAGAAAAAGCTGTAAGAGACGCTGGGTTAATGAAATTAGTGGGAAAAGAACACATTGTCGAAGATGGTGATATAATTACAATAAGGTTCAACGTGTAA
- a CDS encoding cupin domain-containing protein, with the protein MKIGNISEMQPQEIDGGKILKRVLIGPRDGAPNFVMRLFTLQPGVSTPYHTHPWEHEVFIIEGEIEVVQKDGRTKLSKGSFVFVEPNEEHQFHNCGDKEASFICVIPKAGGE; encoded by the coding sequence ATGAAGATAGGAAATATTTCCGAAATGCAACCACAAGAGATTGATGGTGGAAAGATTCTGAAAAGAGTGTTAATTGGTCCGCGTGATGGTGCACCGAATTTTGTTATGAGGCTTTTTACACTCCAGCCGGGAGTCTCAACGCCATATCATACACATCCGTGGGAACACGAAGTATTTATAATAGAAGGAGAAATAGAAGTCGTTCAAAAAGATGGAAGAACAAAATTATCAAAAGGAAGTTTTGTATTCGTAGAACCAAATGAAGAACATCAATTTCACAATTGTGGTGATAAAGAGGCGTCTTTTATATGTGTCATTCCAAAAGCAGGTGGGGAATAA
- the truB gene encoding tRNA pseudouridine(55) synthase TruB, which yields MISGLILVDKEKGPTSHDIVDKVRKILGIKQVGHAGTLDPFATGLLIIGVGKATRLLEYLQGETKKYIVKMKLGIITDTFDITGKVMEEHPITVSEEDINTVINSFVGTYKQIPPAYSAKKHQGKKLYELAREGKMINLPPREVTIYEINKVKINIPYVEFEAKVSAGTYIRSLCMDIGYTLGCGATAVELRRIQVGKFRVEDSISIEFDKVDRAKLEKHTIPMEKILDYPKIVVDDKNKIYNGIHPKVDDIISMDDFNKDDFVQIFWNGLLIAVAKAERSSDFVKTLRKQQRSERVATLKKVFKNEED from the coding sequence ATGATTTCAGGGTTAATTTTAGTTGATAAAGAAAAGGGACCTACCTCGCATGATATTGTTGATAAAGTTAGAAAAATACTTGGTATAAAGCAAGTTGGACATGCGGGTACACTTGATCCATTTGCAACAGGACTATTAATTATTGGTGTGGGAAAAGCCACACGACTACTTGAATATTTACAAGGCGAGACAAAAAAGTATATTGTTAAAATGAAACTCGGAATAATAACTGATACGTTTGATATCACTGGAAAGGTTATGGAAGAACATCCCATAACAGTTAGCGAAGAAGACATAAATACAGTCATAAATTCATTTGTTGGTACTTACAAGCAAATTCCTCCAGCGTATTCTGCAAAGAAGCATCAAGGAAAAAAACTGTATGAACTTGCGCGTGAAGGAAAGATGATTAACCTGCCACCTCGAGAAGTTACTATATACGAAATAAATAAGGTCAAAATAAACATACCATACGTAGAATTCGAAGCAAAGGTATCAGCGGGAACATACATTAGGAGTCTGTGTATGGATATAGGATACACTCTTGGCTGTGGTGCAACTGCAGTTGAGTTAAGAAGGATACAGGTTGGTAAGTTCAGAGTTGAGGACTCGATAAGCATTGAATTTGATAAGGTAGATCGAGCAAAGTTAGAAAAGCATACAATTCCTATGGAAAAAATCCTTGATTACCCGAAGATAGTTGTTGACGACAAAAATAAGATATACAATGGCATACATCCAAAGGTTGATGATATAATATCGATGGATGATTTTAACAAAGACGACTTTGTTCAGATATTCTGGAATGGACTATTGATAGCTGTAGCAAAGGCAGAACGTAGTTCTGATTTTGTCAAAACATTAAGAAAACAACAAAGAAGCGAACGTGTAGCTACTTTAAAGAAAGTTTTTAAAAATGAGGAGGACTAA